From Rhodococcus sp. B7740, one genomic window encodes:
- a CDS encoding TenA family protein, whose amino-acid sequence MSRSAELIARQQRNLVAAQRVPFIVESIGGTLRDDHFRRYLVIEEAFVLTAVRILGLVVAESESLDDATDHVASLSNLVGEQREYFAGLREQFPYDGDTDELIESSSVLSDYALGLARRDGRAAALVAMFAAETLYLSWCRAALDTSADREPALQEWIEMHTRPAFVAQVDALAREVDAMNAVDDARLDEWFAGMLAAENAFHNSAMD is encoded by the coding sequence ATGAGTCGCTCCGCCGAACTGATTGCGCGGCAACAACGCAACCTCGTTGCAGCGCAGCGCGTCCCCTTCATCGTCGAATCGATCGGCGGCACACTACGCGACGACCACTTCCGGCGTTACCTGGTGATCGAGGAGGCGTTCGTACTCACCGCGGTGCGCATCCTGGGACTCGTCGTCGCAGAGTCCGAGTCCTTGGACGACGCAACCGATCATGTGGCGTCACTTTCGAATCTCGTCGGTGAGCAGCGGGAGTACTTCGCCGGACTACGCGAGCAGTTTCCGTACGACGGCGATACCGACGAGTTGATCGAGAGTTCGTCCGTACTGTCCGACTACGCCTTGGGACTTGCCCGTCGAGACGGCAGGGCTGCAGCACTCGTGGCGATGTTCGCCGCCGAGACCCTGTACCTGTCCTGGTGCCGCGCAGCACTCGATACGTCGGCCGATCGCGAACCGGCACTGCAGGAGTGGATAGAAATGCATACCCGACCTGCTTTCGTGGCGCAGGTCGACGCGTTGGCCCGAGAGGTCGACGCCATGAACGCTGTGGACGATGCAAGGCTGGACGAGTGGTTCGCGGGAATGTTGGCCGCCGAGAACGCATTCCACAACTCGGCGATGGACTAG
- a CDS encoding carbohydrate kinase family protein codes for MIVFFGYANNDVTVHVPHVPVLGERVQATAIDTIDGGMNANAAVSAARMGARVAFAGAVGPDARSTEFLAGLEHDGVDTSWAPRDAFLSTAVVLIAEGGDRSIISQDDANDAQRLAAVLEALSDDGGRLFVDGYRAEMLPAELPDNVSLAIDLDGCDDLDAALHAFALADHVIVGRSLWQNSFGIDAERWSTMTAEHDTHLVVTDGEHGWTLVTPSGETITEPAVQVDVVDAVGAGDCFCGTYIAFVDAGEPPAHAARLAGASAALACATAGPRGCPSITELNEFTATLATVDLQEIR; via the coding sequence ATGATCGTCTTCTTCGGCTACGCCAACAACGATGTGACGGTGCATGTTCCGCATGTCCCGGTGCTGGGAGAGAGGGTGCAGGCAACGGCGATCGACACGATCGACGGCGGCATGAACGCCAACGCCGCGGTCTCCGCAGCCCGTATGGGTGCCCGCGTGGCCTTCGCCGGCGCAGTGGGCCCCGACGCCCGGTCCACCGAGTTTCTCGCCGGACTCGAGCACGACGGAGTAGACACCAGCTGGGCTCCGCGTGACGCTTTCCTCTCCACCGCAGTCGTTCTCATCGCCGAGGGCGGTGATCGATCGATCATCAGCCAGGACGACGCCAACGACGCACAACGGCTGGCCGCCGTCCTCGAGGCCCTCTCCGACGACGGCGGCCGACTGTTCGTCGACGGCTACCGAGCAGAGATGCTCCCCGCCGAACTGCCCGACAACGTCAGCCTCGCCATCGATCTCGACGGCTGCGACGATCTCGACGCCGCACTCCATGCGTTCGCCCTCGCCGATCACGTCATCGTCGGACGCAGCCTGTGGCAGAACAGCTTCGGCATAGATGCCGAACGGTGGTCGACGATGACCGCCGAGCACGACACTCACCTCGTCGTCACCGACGGCGAGCACGGGTGGACCCTGGTGACACCCTCGGGTGAGACGATCACCGAACCCGCAGTACAGGTCGACGTCGTCGACGCCGTCGGAGCCGGAGACTGCTTCTGCGGCACCTACATCGCCTTCGTCGACGCAGGCGAACCCCCGGCTCATGCAGCACGCCTCGCCGGGGCGTCCGCTGCTCTCGCATGCGCCACGGCCGGACCACGCGGCTGCCCCAGCATCACCGAACTCAACGAATTCACTGCCACCCTGGCCACTGTCGATCTTCAGGAGATCCGATGA
- a CDS encoding LacI family DNA-binding transcriptional regulator produces MRKATIRDVAERAGVSTATVSRALSGSRPVSEDVAATIRRAAEDLGYSGNIIASSLRRNRTDTVGMVVPSIANPFFTSLVVNVEHVLSQRGLQLFLCDSRSDPDVEAQRLRSLVSRQVDGIIISPCHGERSAEAVRTTARAIPVVQLDRFALDTHTDWVGVDDDAAQALVMDHLAGLGVRSAAFISSELTNSSTELRRAGFFRHAERVGIETREEWTLLGDYSIDWGRESSRPILEAASRPDAVVCADDLIALGVLQSCQALGLSVPTDVMVTGFDDIPFSALSNPPLTTVRQPQERIAAEATRLLDQAMNSDETGTAHIALQPELVVRQSTVGQARVTAV; encoded by the coding sequence ATGCGTAAAGCAACCATTCGCGACGTTGCCGAGCGCGCAGGCGTCTCGACAGCCACGGTGTCTCGAGCGCTCTCGGGTTCACGTCCGGTCTCGGAAGACGTTGCTGCCACCATCCGACGGGCGGCCGAGGATCTGGGATATTCGGGCAACATCATCGCCAGTTCCCTGCGCCGCAACAGAACGGACACCGTCGGCATGGTGGTGCCGAGTATTGCCAATCCCTTCTTCACCTCGCTGGTGGTCAATGTCGAGCATGTGCTGTCACAGCGCGGCTTGCAGTTGTTTCTGTGCGACTCCCGATCCGACCCGGACGTCGAAGCGCAGAGGCTGCGCAGCTTGGTCTCGCGTCAGGTCGACGGCATCATCATCAGCCCGTGCCATGGCGAGCGGTCCGCAGAGGCCGTGCGCACCACGGCTCGCGCGATCCCTGTCGTTCAACTCGACCGGTTCGCGCTCGACACCCACACCGACTGGGTCGGGGTCGACGACGATGCCGCACAGGCGCTGGTGATGGACCACCTGGCCGGTCTCGGTGTTCGGAGCGCGGCATTCATCAGTTCCGAACTGACCAATTCGTCGACCGAGCTACGTCGAGCCGGCTTCTTCCGCCACGCGGAGCGAGTGGGTATCGAGACGCGAGAGGAGTGGACGCTGTTGGGCGACTACTCGATCGACTGGGGCCGTGAGTCGTCTCGGCCCATACTCGAAGCGGCCTCTCGTCCCGACGCGGTGGTGTGTGCCGACGATCTGATCGCGCTCGGTGTGTTGCAGAGTTGCCAGGCTCTCGGACTGTCGGTTCCGACCGATGTCATGGTGACCGGGTTCGACGACATTCCGTTCTCCGCGTTGAGCAATCCGCCGCTGACGACCGTCCGGCAGCCGCAGGAACGGATTGCCGCCGAGGCCACGCGGCTGTTGGATCAGGCGATGAACAGCGACGAGACGGGCACCGCGCACATCGCTCTGCAGCCGGAGTTGGTGGTCCGTCAGTCGACGGTCGGCCAGGCGCGCGTCACGGCGGTGTAG
- a CDS encoding phosphotriesterase family protein, translating into MTGPVDSSELGLVLPHEHLHNDASAAYSESLDPAVAQVLSGPISASDAWLLHDNPYHSADNCRIDDAAAVLADLKTFADHGGTTVVDLTPPGIGRRPEILERYSRDSGVRVVMGSGWYLEATHPAEVASLSVDQLASGLVAEFSSNDGPRPGVIGEIGVSPSFTAAEKKALRAACVAQREVAVPLFVHLPGWQRRGHEVLDIVVEEMGVDPSAVVLCHMDPSGNDPDYQCALGDRGVYLEFDMIGMPFEFPGEGQSPSPADTAFAVAGLIGGGYRRQLLLSHDLFLKSMLRAFGGNGLAYVPVSFAARLVRSGIDPQHVSSLMRDNPRSLFESAGKG; encoded by the coding sequence GTGACCGGTCCGGTCGACTCCAGCGAGCTGGGGTTGGTGTTACCGCACGAGCACCTGCACAACGACGCCTCGGCGGCGTACTCGGAATCGCTCGATCCCGCTGTGGCGCAGGTTCTCTCCGGACCGATCTCGGCCTCGGACGCCTGGCTGTTGCACGACAATCCGTATCACAGCGCCGACAATTGCCGGATCGACGACGCGGCGGCCGTGTTGGCGGACCTGAAAACCTTTGCCGACCACGGCGGGACGACCGTCGTCGATCTGACACCACCGGGCATCGGTCGTCGACCCGAGATCCTGGAACGGTACTCCCGAGACTCGGGGGTCCGGGTCGTCATGGGCTCGGGCTGGTACCTCGAGGCCACGCACCCGGCCGAGGTCGCCTCGCTGAGCGTCGACCAACTCGCGTCGGGACTCGTTGCCGAGTTCTCCTCGAACGACGGGCCTCGCCCCGGGGTCATCGGGGAGATCGGAGTCTCGCCGTCGTTCACCGCCGCCGAGAAGAAGGCGTTACGCGCCGCATGCGTCGCGCAACGAGAAGTCGCTGTACCACTGTTCGTTCACCTTCCGGGGTGGCAGCGGCGTGGGCACGAAGTGCTCGACATCGTCGTCGAGGAGATGGGTGTCGACCCGAGTGCTGTGGTGCTCTGCCACATGGACCCGTCGGGCAACGATCCCGACTACCAATGCGCTCTGGGTGATCGCGGGGTGTATCTGGAATTCGACATGATCGGCATGCCCTTCGAGTTCCCGGGTGAGGGTCAGTCTCCATCGCCCGCCGACACCGCCTTCGCGGTCGCCGGTCTCATCGGCGGCGGATACCGACGGCAATTGCTCCTCAGTCACGACCTGTTTCTCAAGTCGATGCTCCGCGCATTCGGTGGCAACGGTTTGGCCTACGTACCAGTCTCTTTCGCAGCACGACTCGTGCGAAGCGGAATCGACCCCCAGCACGTGTCCTCGCTCATGCGAGACAACCCGAGGTCGCTCTTCGAGAGCGCCGGAAAAGGATAG
- a CDS encoding winged helix-turn-helix transcriptional regulator, with protein MPLHMDGPLSDLDSWTAGDRCSIARALSVVGTRSAMLILREAFYGTTRFDDFSRRVGITDASSAARLKELVDAGIFVKQPYRPDKGRTRYEYILTKMGEDLLPVVLGLMQWGDEYLQDDDGPFDVVDAQGNPVHVRITDNNGAEVPVNELRVRIA; from the coding sequence ATGCCCCTCCACATGGACGGCCCACTGTCCGACCTCGACTCCTGGACGGCCGGCGACCGCTGCTCCATTGCGCGCGCCTTGTCCGTGGTCGGAACCCGATCCGCCATGCTGATCCTGCGCGAGGCCTTCTACGGCACGACGAGGTTCGACGACTTCAGCCGACGCGTCGGCATCACCGACGCCAGCAGCGCCGCCCGACTCAAAGAACTCGTCGACGCGGGCATCTTCGTCAAACAGCCCTACCGCCCCGACAAGGGACGAACACGCTACGAGTACATCCTGACGAAAATGGGGGAAGACCTGCTGCCCGTCGTACTCGGGCTGATGCAATGGGGCGACGAGTATCTACAGGATGATGACGGGCCCTTCGATGTGGTTGATGCACAAGGGAACCCAGTGCACGTCCGGATCACCGACAACAATGGCGCGGAAGTGCCGGTGAACGAACTGAGAGTGCGCATCGCCTAG
- a CDS encoding VOC family protein yields the protein MNISVHQVVLDCTDARESAEFYRQLLGFEYIPGDAETIDPDWLAITAPDGSWRIAFQQIDSLPAATWPDGEHPQMLHLDFRVDTVEQLDEEHTRALELGAQLLRDLRDDPEEPIRIYADPAGHPFCIFVGT from the coding sequence ATGAACATTTCGGTACATCAAGTGGTCCTCGACTGCACCGACGCCCGTGAGTCCGCCGAGTTCTACCGGCAACTGCTGGGTTTCGAGTACATCCCCGGTGACGCCGAGACGATCGATCCGGATTGGCTCGCGATCACCGCGCCGGACGGTTCGTGGCGAATCGCATTTCAACAGATCGACTCACTACCGGCCGCAACATGGCCGGACGGCGAGCACCCTCAGATGTTGCACCTGGACTTTCGCGTCGACACCGTCGAGCAACTCGACGAAGAGCACACGCGCGCACTCGAATTGGGTGCGCAACTATTGCGGGACCTGCGGGACGACCCGGAAGAGCCGATCCGAATCTATGCCGACCCGGCCGGCCATCCGTTCTGCATCTTCGTCGGGACGTGA
- a CDS encoding ATP-binding cassette domain-containing protein, translating into MAQHDPTTPLIELSGITKSYGPVKSLQGVDLRLSRGEVLGVVGDNGAGKSTLMKILAGAVQHDGGEMRVNGEPVRFSTPLDAQQQKIGIVYQDLALCDTLDVASNLFLGREPRKGPFLDRHGMHERAAKILADLHVKVKSTYQEIGQLSGGQRQTVAIARAVSFRPDVLILDEPTAALAVAEVESVLKLITDVAAQGVGVILVTHRLQDLFRVCDRITVMYEGQSVDDVPIGELNIESLVGLITRTPVPQRSPSSPEGRP; encoded by the coding sequence ATGGCACAACATGATCCGACAACACCGTTGATCGAACTGTCGGGAATCACCAAATCGTACGGCCCGGTGAAATCGTTGCAGGGAGTCGACCTCCGGCTCTCACGCGGCGAAGTACTCGGAGTCGTCGGAGACAACGGCGCCGGCAAGTCGACGCTCATGAAAATCCTTGCCGGCGCCGTTCAACACGACGGTGGTGAGATGCGAGTCAACGGGGAACCGGTGCGCTTCTCGACGCCGCTCGATGCGCAGCAGCAGAAGATCGGCATCGTCTATCAGGATCTGGCGCTGTGCGACACCCTCGATGTCGCGAGCAACCTGTTCCTCGGCCGTGAACCCCGCAAGGGACCGTTTCTGGACCGGCACGGCATGCACGAACGCGCCGCGAAGATCCTCGCGGACCTGCACGTCAAAGTGAAGTCGACGTACCAGGAGATCGGGCAACTCTCGGGCGGGCAGCGGCAGACGGTCGCCATCGCCAGGGCCGTCTCGTTCCGGCCCGACGTGTTGATCCTCGACGAGCCAACGGCCGCACTGGCCGTCGCCGAGGTGGAATCGGTCCTGAAACTCATCACGGACGTTGCGGCCCAGGGCGTCGGCGTCATCCTCGTGACGCACCGCCTGCAGGATCTGTTCCGAGTCTGCGACCGCATCACCGTCATGTACGAGGGACAGAGCGTCGACGACGTTCCGATCGGCGAGCTGAACATCGAATCGCTCGTCGGACTGATCACTCGCACTCCGGTTCCCCAGCGTTCACCGTCCTCGCCGGAAGGCCGCCCATGA
- a CDS encoding ABC transporter permease, translating to MITLDKNAQPSVAKLAARPTLWQQTNKPTLAMLAVTVAVALVFSVTTSSFLTFTNISNLATQIAPVLIIAVAMTFVITTGQIDLSVGATVAFVAAMSAELIQAGVDSSVVFVAAPLMGAAWGLVNGWLAAYQGIPPFIVTLATLSIIRGIALYRTEGFSVPITPGTAFAKLGTASWLGFSASAWIALAVVVIGAVALGRTRFGRYVTGIGSNVESVRRSGVNTRRVLMMTLVFTGLAAGIAGLLIAARLGSGSANSANGFELTVITAVVLGGTNLFGGRGTVVGTVIGAVLTGIIANGLTLLGVSPFLTPIITGIVLLVAIWINMRGHSLASLFKHLQSAPGKQ from the coding sequence ATGATCACTCTCGACAAGAACGCACAGCCCAGCGTCGCGAAACTCGCTGCGCGACCGACATTGTGGCAACAGACCAACAAGCCGACACTGGCCATGCTGGCCGTCACCGTCGCGGTGGCCCTCGTCTTCTCGGTGACCACGTCGTCGTTCCTGACGTTCACCAACATCTCCAACCTCGCCACGCAGATCGCACCGGTCCTGATCATCGCCGTCGCGATGACGTTCGTGATCACCACCGGCCAGATCGACCTCTCCGTCGGAGCGACGGTCGCCTTCGTCGCCGCGATGAGCGCCGAGCTCATCCAGGCAGGCGTCGACTCCTCGGTCGTGTTCGTCGCGGCTCCACTGATGGGTGCGGCGTGGGGACTGGTCAACGGCTGGCTCGCTGCCTACCAGGGCATTCCACCGTTCATCGTCACACTCGCCACGCTCTCGATCATCCGCGGCATCGCGCTGTACCGCACCGAGGGCTTCTCGGTTCCCATCACCCCGGGCACCGCGTTCGCCAAGCTCGGCACTGCGTCGTGGCTCGGGTTCTCGGCGAGCGCCTGGATCGCCCTCGCCGTGGTCGTCATCGGCGCGGTTGCGCTGGGTCGCACCCGCTTCGGCCGCTACGTCACCGGAATCGGGTCCAACGTCGAATCCGTCCGACGCTCCGGCGTCAACACCCGTCGCGTGTTGATGATGACGCTGGTGTTCACCGGTCTTGCCGCCGGCATCGCAGGCCTGCTCATCGCCGCACGACTGGGATCGGGTTCCGCCAACTCCGCCAACGGTTTCGAGCTGACCGTCATCACCGCGGTGGTGCTCGGCGGAACCAACCTGTTCGGTGGACGAGGAACCGTGGTCGGCACCGTGATCGGTGCGGTCCTCACCGGCATCATCGCCAACGGCCTGACGCTGCTGGGCGTGAGCCCCTTCCTCACGCCCATCATCACCGGAATCGTTCTGCTCGTCGCCATCTGGATCAACATGCGTGGGCACTCGTTGGCGTCACTGTTCAAGCACCTGCAGAGCGCACCGGGCAAACAGTGA
- a CDS encoding glutamine amidotransferase, with protein sequence MGKKVLIAGESWMTTSTHVKGVDEFTVHSYVEGVGPLKDALASRGHDVVHMPAHLVPTQFPGNGEALSAYDVIVLSDIGANSIQLAPSVFDRFQAGEDRLVELRNWVHDGGALLMIGGYLSFSGFQARAAFRQTALADALPVTMLAEDDRVETPGGMVPVVVDDKHPTVSASGIEWPALLGYNRVIAKDGVAVPATINGDPLVAAGTYGKGRSAVFTSDCSPHWAPPEFCEQWLGYTDLFDGLITWLSAE encoded by the coding sequence ATGGGTAAGAAAGTTCTGATCGCCGGTGAAAGCTGGATGACCACCTCGACGCACGTCAAGGGCGTCGACGAATTCACCGTGCACTCCTACGTGGAAGGTGTCGGACCACTCAAGGACGCCCTGGCTTCCCGCGGACACGACGTGGTGCACATGCCGGCGCATCTGGTGCCGACACAATTTCCCGGTAACGGCGAGGCTCTGTCCGCCTACGACGTCATCGTCCTCTCGGACATCGGCGCCAACTCGATTCAGCTCGCACCCAGCGTCTTCGATCGTTTTCAGGCAGGCGAGGACCGCCTGGTCGAGCTCCGGAACTGGGTGCACGACGGCGGTGCGCTGCTGATGATCGGCGGATACCTTTCGTTCTCAGGGTTCCAAGCCCGCGCTGCGTTCCGGCAGACAGCACTCGCAGACGCTCTGCCGGTGACGATGCTCGCCGAAGACGATCGCGTGGAGACCCCAGGTGGCATGGTCCCCGTGGTCGTCGACGACAAGCACCCCACCGTGAGCGCCAGCGGGATCGAGTGGCCTGCACTCCTGGGGTACAACCGAGTGATCGCCAAGGACGGAGTTGCCGTCCCCGCCACCATCAACGGAGATCCGCTCGTCGCTGCGGGCACCTACGGCAAGGGCCGCTCGGCGGTCTTCACCTCGGACTGCTCGCCGCACTGGGCACCGCCGGAATTCTGCGAGCAGTGGCTCGGCTACACCGATCTGTTCGACGGCCTGATCACCTGGTTGTCCGCGGAATGA
- a CDS encoding substrate-binding domain-containing protein encodes MIKRALPLVLGTALALGLTACDSAAPSDTTGGTDASASSIPDPSRVADTCDGKNGTLKVGLVTINLQALFFNQINNAAQKVADEAGVDLQIISGNDDSVTQANAFDNLIASGVDAIIVDAIDTDGIKPSVSKAAAAGIPVVAVDATVDDPGISTQVGTANAEGGAQIGDTLAELANDTGTVGIVGALNSTIQLERQKGFTDTVSAAGMTVGTVVDGRNIQENAQTAAENLLTGNPDMEYVYATGEPALIGLVAAVNSQSAQDRIKAVGWDLSDQAVSALQAGWLEGVVQQNTFEFGYEAMNAAIDLGCGRTAPADIPVPTQIVTPANVGDYMYYLEK; translated from the coding sequence ATGATCAAACGCGCACTCCCCCTCGTCCTCGGCACAGCACTTGCCCTCGGTCTCACCGCATGCGACTCCGCCGCCCCCAGCGACACCACGGGCGGAACCGACGCCTCCGCATCGTCCATTCCGGATCCGTCCCGCGTCGCCGACACCTGCGACGGCAAGAACGGCACCCTCAAGGTCGGCCTGGTGACCATCAATCTGCAAGCTCTGTTCTTCAACCAGATCAACAACGCCGCCCAGAAGGTCGCCGACGAAGCCGGTGTCGACCTCCAGATCATCAGCGGTAACGACGATTCGGTCACCCAGGCCAACGCATTCGACAACCTCATCGCTTCCGGCGTGGACGCCATCATCGTCGACGCCATCGACACCGACGGCATCAAGCCATCCGTGTCCAAGGCCGCCGCAGCAGGTATCCCGGTGGTGGCCGTCGACGCCACCGTCGACGACCCGGGCATCTCGACCCAGGTGGGAACAGCGAACGCCGAGGGCGGCGCTCAGATCGGTGACACACTCGCCGAGCTGGCGAACGACACCGGCACCGTCGGTATCGTCGGCGCACTCAACAGCACGATCCAGCTCGAACGTCAGAAGGGCTTCACCGACACGGTCTCCGCCGCGGGCATGACCGTCGGCACGGTCGTCGACGGTCGCAACATTCAGGAGAACGCGCAGACCGCCGCGGAGAACCTGCTCACCGGCAACCCGGACATGGAATACGTCTACGCCACCGGCGAACCCGCACTCATCGGGTTGGTCGCGGCAGTGAACAGCCAGAGTGCACAGGACCGGATCAAGGCCGTCGGATGGGACCTGTCGGATCAGGCTGTCTCCGCCCTCCAGGCGGGCTGGCTCGAGGGCGTCGTGCAGCAGAACACCTTCGAATTCGGCTACGAGGCAATGAACGCCGCGATCGATCTCGGTTGCGGTCGCACCGCACCCGCGGACATCCCGGTCCCGACGCAGATCGTCACCCCCGCCAACGTGGGCGACTACATGTACTACCTGGAGAAGTAG
- a CDS encoding thiolase family protein, with the protein MRDAVIVEAVRTPVGRGKANGTLHPEHPVDLMAHSLREVVQRSGIDPNQIDDVIGGVVTAVGDQASNMTRRAALAAGYPESVPATTVDRQCGSSQQAIHFAAQGVISGAYDLAIAAGSESMSRIPMGSNMIGTEDPAGVGFAERYPDGLVPQGISAELIAARWGISRTEMDEFALSSHAKAAAATEEGRFKREISAIRGLDRDEGIRTGSTLEALAGLRPAYYSDAMAQRFPEIQWNITAGNASQINDGSAAVMITTSEKARGLGLTPMARLHSFAVVGDDPLMMLTAVIPATQKVLAKAGLTMSDIDLFEVNEAFASVVLAWAKETGADPSKVNVNGGAIAIGHPLGGSGARIMTTMVHALAEREQRFGLQVMCEAGGPSNATIVERL; encoded by the coding sequence ATGAGAGACGCAGTCATCGTCGAGGCAGTCAGAACCCCGGTCGGACGGGGCAAGGCAAACGGCACACTGCATCCCGAACATCCAGTGGACCTGATGGCCCACAGTCTTCGGGAAGTTGTGCAGCGCAGTGGAATCGACCCGAACCAGATCGACGACGTCATCGGTGGTGTCGTCACCGCAGTGGGGGATCAGGCGTCGAACATGACTCGACGTGCTGCATTGGCGGCGGGCTATCCCGAATCCGTGCCTGCGACCACGGTGGACCGTCAGTGCGGAAGCAGCCAGCAGGCGATTCACTTCGCCGCTCAGGGCGTCATCTCCGGTGCCTACGATCTGGCGATTGCGGCCGGGTCGGAGTCCATGAGTCGAATCCCGATGGGCTCGAACATGATCGGTACCGAGGACCCGGCGGGTGTCGGTTTCGCCGAGAGGTATCCGGACGGTCTCGTGCCGCAGGGCATCAGTGCCGAACTGATCGCGGCCAGGTGGGGTATCAGCCGGACCGAAATGGACGAATTCGCATTGTCCAGTCACGCGAAGGCCGCGGCGGCAACCGAAGAGGGACGCTTCAAGAGGGAGATCAGCGCCATCCGCGGACTCGACCGTGACGAGGGGATCCGCACCGGGTCGACGCTGGAGGCCCTGGCAGGGCTGCGTCCGGCGTACTACAGCGACGCCATGGCGCAGCGGTTCCCCGAAATCCAATGGAACATCACCGCGGGCAACGCAAGCCAGATCAACGACGGTAGCGCCGCGGTCATGATCACCACCAGCGAGAAGGCGAGGGGGCTCGGCCTCACGCCGATGGCCAGGCTGCACAGCTTCGCCGTGGTCGGTGACGATCCGCTGATGATGCTCACCGCCGTCATCCCGGCCACGCAGAAGGTGCTCGCCAAGGCGGGGTTGACGATGAGCGACATCGACCTGTTCGAGGTCAACGAGGCATTCGCCTCCGTGGTGCTTGCATGGGCCAAGGAGACCGGTGCCGATCCGAGCAAGGTGAACGTCAACGGCGGAGCCATCGCCATCGGTCACCCCCTCGGCGGCAGCGGAGCGCGCATCATGACGACCATGGTCCACGCCCTCGCCGAACGTGAGCAACGCTTCGGGCTGCAGGTGATGTGCGAGGCGGGCGGCCCGTCGAACGCCACCATCGTCGAACGCCTGTAA
- a CDS encoding BtpA/SgcQ family protein: protein MSTSLSDQHPEQSLGVFPTKPSALAAMFTSAPALIGAIHLPALPGSPHYKGRPVSEISEFALAEAHAYIDNGFDGVIVENHWDIPFLKPGEHGYETAASMGVVTAAVVGDFGDRVGVSILSNAGECGVAAAWAAGASFVRVNQWANAYIANEGFIEGQAAKTTRFRHRIGADPVKIFADVHVKHGAHAIVADRTIAEQTEDAEFFDADVLIATGSRTGDAASVDEVSVIKNNTMLPVIIGSGITAANVGELMKECDGAIIASSVKENARWWGRVAGEKVRAVARAAGK, encoded by the coding sequence GTGAGTACGTCCCTGTCGGACCAGCACCCCGAGCAGTCGCTGGGAGTCTTTCCGACCAAGCCGTCGGCCCTGGCCGCGATGTTCACCTCGGCACCAGCACTCATCGGTGCCATCCACCTGCCCGCCCTCCCCGGCAGCCCGCACTACAAGGGCCGGCCCGTCTCGGAGATCTCCGAGTTCGCCCTGGCCGAGGCGCACGCATACATCGACAATGGTTTCGACGGAGTCATCGTCGAGAACCATTGGGACATACCCTTTCTCAAGCCGGGTGAACACGGATACGAAACCGCGGCCAGCATGGGCGTCGTCACCGCCGCCGTCGTCGGCGACTTCGGCGACCGCGTCGGCGTGAGCATCCTGTCCAATGCCGGCGAATGCGGCGTGGCCGCAGCGTGGGCAGCGGGCGCGAGCTTCGTCCGCGTCAACCAGTGGGCCAACGCGTACATAGCCAACGAAGGATTCATCGAAGGTCAGGCCGCCAAGACCACCCGCTTCCGCCACCGCATCGGTGCCGACCCGGTCAAGATCTTCGCGGACGTGCACGTCAAGCACGGCGCGCATGCCATCGTCGCAGACCGCACGATCGCCGAACAGACCGAGGACGCGGAGTTCTTCGATGCCGACGTCCTCATCGCCACCGGCTCCCGCACCGGAGACGCCGCCTCCGTGGACGAGGTCTCGGTGATCAAGAACAACACGATGCTTCCTGTGATCATCGGCTCCGGAATCACCGCGGCCAACGTGGGCGAGCTGATGAAGGAATGCGACGGGGCCATCATCGCGTCGTCGGTGAAGGAGAACGCCCGCTGGTGGGGACGCGTCGCAGGCGAGAAGGTTCGCGCCGTCGCCCGCGCAGCTGGGAAATAG
- a CDS encoding CGNR zinc finger domain-containing protein produces the protein MCEAPRCGQLFLQDRPNQQWCCSACGNRARAARHHAVKKGRS, from the coding sequence TTGTGCGAGGCCCCGCGATGCGGTCAACTGTTTCTGCAGGATCGACCCAATCAGCAATGGTGCTGCAGCGCATGCGGCAATCGGGCGCGCGCTGCACGACACCACGCCGTCAAGAAGGGCAGATCATGA